GAGAACCTTTGAGCCCTCCCCCGTATTCGCGGCCCTCATAGCCCAGCAGGCGGGAGCGGATCAGATAACCCTCCATCTCAGGGAGGACAGGAGACACATACAGGACAGGGATTTAGAACTCATAAAGGAACTAATAACCATTCCCGTAAACCTTGAGATGGCTCCCACTGAAGAGATGAGAGAAATAGCCCTGAGAGTAAAACCTGACAGAATAACCCTTGTTCCCGAAAGAAGGGAGGAAATCACCACCGAAGGTGGTCTTGACGTAGTATCACTGAAGGAAAAACTCAAAGAATACTTAAAGCCCATAAAGGAGGCAGGTATTGAAGTCTCCCTCTTTATAGAAGCTCAGAAGGAACAAATAGACGCAAGTGTAGAAGTAGGGGCTGACGCCATAGAAATCCACACAGGAAGGTACGCAAACCTCTGGAACGAACACAGGTTTGAGGAAGCGAAGGAAGAGCTAAACAGGATAAAGGAAGCGGCAATTTACGCGAAGGAAAAAGGACTGAAGGTTTACGCGGGACACGGACTTACTTACCACAACGTAAAAGACTTTGTCAGGGAACTCAAAGGCTACGTAGAAGAATTAAACATCGGTCACTCAATTGTGGCAAACGCCGTGATATTCGGATTTGAAAGAGCTGTGAAGGAGATGTTAAACCTTATTAAGACTTGACTCGTATTTTCTCAAAACTTCGGTTATTAATTCGTTGGATATTAAAAGGTGCTCTTCCTTTATCCTCAGCCTTCCTCC
The genomic region above belongs to Aquifex aeolicus VF5 and contains:
- the pdxJ gene encoding pyridoxine 5'-phosphate synthase is translated as MRLGVNVDHVATVRQARRTFEPSPVFAALIAQQAGADQITLHLREDRRHIQDRDLELIKELITIPVNLEMAPTEEMREIALRVKPDRITLVPERREEITTEGGLDVVSLKEKLKEYLKPIKEAGIEVSLFIEAQKEQIDASVEVGADAIEIHTGRYANLWNEHRFEEAKEELNRIKEAAIYAKEKGLKVYAGHGLTYHNVKDFVRELKGYVEELNIGHSIVANAVIFGFERAVKEMLNLIKT